The Zonotrichia albicollis isolate bZonAlb1 chromosome 6, bZonAlb1.hap1, whole genome shotgun sequence genome window below encodes:
- the KLC1 gene encoding kinesin light chain 1 isoform X8 — MYENMSTMVYLKEEKLEKLTQDEIIAKTKQVINGLEALKNEHNSILQSLLETLKCLKKDDETNLVEEKSNMIRKSLEMLELGLSEAQVMMALSNHLNAVESEKQKLRAQVRRLCQENQWLRDELANTQQKLQKSEQSVAQLEEEKKHLEFMNQLKKYDDDISPSEDKDSDSTKEPLDDLFPNDEDDQGQGIQQQHSSAAAAAQQGGYEIPARLRTLHNLVIQYASQGRYEVAVPLCKQALEDLEKTSGHDHPDVATMLNILALVYRDQNKYKDAANLLNDALAIREKTLGKDHPAVAATLNNLAVLYGKRGKYKEAEPLCKRALEIREKVLGKDHPDVAKQLNNLALLCQNQGKYEEVEYYYQRALEIYQTKLGPDDPNVAKTKNNLASCYLKQGKFKQAETLYKEILTRAHEREFGSVDDENKPIWMHAEEREECKGKQKDGTSFGEYGGWYKACKVDSPTVTTTLKNLGALYRRQGKFEAAETLEEAAMRSRKQGLDNVHKQRVAEVLNDPESTEKRRSRESLNVDVVKYESGPDGGEEA; from the exons ATGTATGAAAACATGTCCACAATGGTGTATTTAAAGGAAGAGAAGTTGGAGAAGCTTACTCAAGATGAAATCATTGCCAAAACTAAGCAAGTGATTAATGGACTAGAGGCACTGAAGAATGAACACAATTCAATTTTACAGAGCTTACTTGAAACTTTGAAATGTTTGAAGAAAGATGATGAAACTAATCTGGTTGAGGAAAAATCAAACATGATTCGAAAGTCACTGGAAATGCTGGAGCTTGGCCTTAGTGAAGCACAG GTAATGATGGCTTTGTCAAATCACTTAAATGCAGTGGAATCAGAGAAGCAGAAGCTGCGGGCTCAGGTTCGCCGGCTGTGCCAGGAGAATCAGTGGCTGCGGGATGAACTCGCCAACACACAGCAGAAACTGCAGAAGAGTGAGCAGTCTGTGGctcagctggaggaggagaagaaacaTCTAGAATTCAtgaatcaattaaaaaaatatgatgATGATATTTCACCATCA GAGGATAAAGATTCGGATTCCACCAAAGAGCCTTTGGATGATCTGTTTCCCAATGATGAGGATGACCAAGGACAAGGAA ttcaacagcagcacagcagtgcagcagctgctgcccaacaaGGGGGCTATGAAATTCCAGCAAGGTTACGGACCCTACATAATCTTGTTATCCAGTATGCTTCCCAAGGGAGATATGAGGTTGCTGTGCCTCTCTGTAAACAAGCTCTTGAAGATCTGGAGAAGACTTCAGGTCATGACCATCCTGATGTTGCCACTATGTTGAACATACTTGCTTTGGTGTACAG AGACCAGAACAAATACAAAGATGCAGCAAATCTCCTGAATGATGCCTTGGCCATCCGTGAAAAGACTTTGGGCAAAGATCATCCAGCG GTGGCAGCAACTCTTAACAATCTTGCAGTACTCTATGGTAAACGGGGGAAGTACAAAGAAGCAGAACCTTTGTGTAAGCGAGCTCTGGAAATCagagaaaag GTCCTGGGGAAAGATCACCCTGATGTTGCCAAGCAGTTAAATAACTTGGCTTTGCTATGCCAGAACCAGGGTAAATATGAGGAGGTTGAATATTACTATCAGAGGGCACTTGAAATCTACCAAACTAAGCTGGGACCAGATGATCCAAATGTTGCAAAAACAAAGAACAATCTG GCATCCTGCTATCTAAAACAGGGCAAGTTTAAGCAAGCGGAAACTTTGTACAAAGAGATTCTTACTCGTGCTCATGAACGGGAGTTTGGCTCTGTAGATG ATGAAAATAAGCCTATCTGGATGCATGCAGAAGAGAGGGAAGAATGCAAA GGAAAGCAAAAAGATGGCACATCTTTTGGAGAGTATGGGGGCTGGTACAAAGCTTGCAAAGTTGATAG TCCAACAGTAACAACTACTTTAAAGAACCTTGGGGCACTTTACAGAAGACAGGGCAAGTTTGAAGCTGCTGAAACATTAGAAGAGGCAGCAATGAGATCTCGTAAACAG GGTCTTGACaatgttcacaaacagagagtGGCCGAGGTGCTGAATGACCCTGAGAGCACGGAGAAGCGGCGCAGCCGGGAGAGCCTCAACGTGGATGTGGTAAAGTACGAGAGCGGCCCCGACGGCGGCGAGGAA GCCTAG
- the KLC1 gene encoding kinesin light chain 1 isoform X7 codes for MYENMSTMVYLKEEKLEKLTQDEIIAKTKQVINGLEALKNEHNSILQSLLETLKCLKKDDETNLVEEKSNMIRKSLEMLELGLSEAQVMMALSNHLNAVESEKQKLRAQVRRLCQENQWLRDELANTQQKLQKSEQSVAQLEEEKKHLEFMNQLKKYDDDISPSEDKDSDSTKEPLDDLFPNDEDDQGQGIQQQHSSAAAAAQQGGYEIPARLRTLHNLVIQYASQGRYEVAVPLCKQALEDLEKTSGHDHPDVATMLNILALVYRDQNKYKDAANLLNDALAIREKTLGKDHPAVAATLNNLAVLYGKRGKYKEAEPLCKRALEIREKVLGKDHPDVAKQLNNLALLCQNQGKYEEVEYYYQRALEIYQTKLGPDDPNVAKTKNNLASCYLKQGKFKQAETLYKEILTRAHEREFGSVDDENKPIWMHAEEREECKGKQKDGTSFGEYGGWYKACKVDSPTVTTTLKNLGALYRRQGKFEAAETLEEAAMRSRKQGLDNVHKQRVAEVLNDPESTEKRRSRESLNVDVVKYESGPDGGEEVSMSVEWNGA; via the exons ATGTATGAAAACATGTCCACAATGGTGTATTTAAAGGAAGAGAAGTTGGAGAAGCTTACTCAAGATGAAATCATTGCCAAAACTAAGCAAGTGATTAATGGACTAGAGGCACTGAAGAATGAACACAATTCAATTTTACAGAGCTTACTTGAAACTTTGAAATGTTTGAAGAAAGATGATGAAACTAATCTGGTTGAGGAAAAATCAAACATGATTCGAAAGTCACTGGAAATGCTGGAGCTTGGCCTTAGTGAAGCACAG GTAATGATGGCTTTGTCAAATCACTTAAATGCAGTGGAATCAGAGAAGCAGAAGCTGCGGGCTCAGGTTCGCCGGCTGTGCCAGGAGAATCAGTGGCTGCGGGATGAACTCGCCAACACACAGCAGAAACTGCAGAAGAGTGAGCAGTCTGTGGctcagctggaggaggagaagaaacaTCTAGAATTCAtgaatcaattaaaaaaatatgatgATGATATTTCACCATCA GAGGATAAAGATTCGGATTCCACCAAAGAGCCTTTGGATGATCTGTTTCCCAATGATGAGGATGACCAAGGACAAGGAA ttcaacagcagcacagcagtgcagcagctgctgcccaacaaGGGGGCTATGAAATTCCAGCAAGGTTACGGACCCTACATAATCTTGTTATCCAGTATGCTTCCCAAGGGAGATATGAGGTTGCTGTGCCTCTCTGTAAACAAGCTCTTGAAGATCTGGAGAAGACTTCAGGTCATGACCATCCTGATGTTGCCACTATGTTGAACATACTTGCTTTGGTGTACAG AGACCAGAACAAATACAAAGATGCAGCAAATCTCCTGAATGATGCCTTGGCCATCCGTGAAAAGACTTTGGGCAAAGATCATCCAGCG GTGGCAGCAACTCTTAACAATCTTGCAGTACTCTATGGTAAACGGGGGAAGTACAAAGAAGCAGAACCTTTGTGTAAGCGAGCTCTGGAAATCagagaaaag GTCCTGGGGAAAGATCACCCTGATGTTGCCAAGCAGTTAAATAACTTGGCTTTGCTATGCCAGAACCAGGGTAAATATGAGGAGGTTGAATATTACTATCAGAGGGCACTTGAAATCTACCAAACTAAGCTGGGACCAGATGATCCAAATGTTGCAAAAACAAAGAACAATCTG GCATCCTGCTATCTAAAACAGGGCAAGTTTAAGCAAGCGGAAACTTTGTACAAAGAGATTCTTACTCGTGCTCATGAACGGGAGTTTGGCTCTGTAGATG ATGAAAATAAGCCTATCTGGATGCATGCAGAAGAGAGGGAAGAATGCAAA GGAAAGCAAAAAGATGGCACATCTTTTGGAGAGTATGGGGGCTGGTACAAAGCTTGCAAAGTTGATAG TCCAACAGTAACAACTACTTTAAAGAACCTTGGGGCACTTTACAGAAGACAGGGCAAGTTTGAAGCTGCTGAAACATTAGAAGAGGCAGCAATGAGATCTCGTAAACAG GGTCTTGACaatgttcacaaacagagagtGGCCGAGGTGCTGAATGACCCTGAGAGCACGGAGAAGCGGCGCAGCCGGGAGAGCCTCAACGTGGATGTGGTAAAGTACGAGAGCGGCCCCGACGGCGGCGAGGAAGTGAGTATGAGCGTAGAGTGGAACGGG GCCTAG
- the KLC1 gene encoding kinesin light chain 1 isoform X6, which yields MYENMSTMVYLKEEKLEKLTQDEIIAKTKQVINGLEALKNEHNSILQSLLETLKCLKKDDETNLVEEKSNMIRKSLEMLELGLSEAQVMMALSNHLNAVESEKQKLRAQVRRLCQENQWLRDELANTQQKLQKSEQSVAQLEEEKKHLEFMNQLKKYDDDISPSEDKDSDSTKEPLDDLFPNDEDDQGQGIQQQHSSAAAAAQQGGYEIPARLRTLHNLVIQYASQGRYEVAVPLCKQALEDLEKTSGHDHPDVATMLNILALVYRDQNKYKDAANLLNDALAIREKTLGKDHPAVAATLNNLAVLYGKRGKYKEAEPLCKRALEIREKVLGKDHPDVAKQLNNLALLCQNQGKYEEVEYYYQRALEIYQTKLGPDDPNVAKTKNNLASCYLKQGKFKQAETLYKEILTRAHEREFGSVDDENKPIWMHAEEREECKGKQKDGTSFGEYGGWYKACKVDSPTVTTTLKNLGALYRRQGKFEAAETLEEAAMRSRKQGLDNVHKQRVAEVLNDPESTEKRRSRESLNVDVVKYESGPDGGEEDGTGSLKRSGSFSKLRASLRRSSEKLVRKLKGGNSRDSEPKNPGNEIIV from the exons ATGTATGAAAACATGTCCACAATGGTGTATTTAAAGGAAGAGAAGTTGGAGAAGCTTACTCAAGATGAAATCATTGCCAAAACTAAGCAAGTGATTAATGGACTAGAGGCACTGAAGAATGAACACAATTCAATTTTACAGAGCTTACTTGAAACTTTGAAATGTTTGAAGAAAGATGATGAAACTAATCTGGTTGAGGAAAAATCAAACATGATTCGAAAGTCACTGGAAATGCTGGAGCTTGGCCTTAGTGAAGCACAG GTAATGATGGCTTTGTCAAATCACTTAAATGCAGTGGAATCAGAGAAGCAGAAGCTGCGGGCTCAGGTTCGCCGGCTGTGCCAGGAGAATCAGTGGCTGCGGGATGAACTCGCCAACACACAGCAGAAACTGCAGAAGAGTGAGCAGTCTGTGGctcagctggaggaggagaagaaacaTCTAGAATTCAtgaatcaattaaaaaaatatgatgATGATATTTCACCATCA GAGGATAAAGATTCGGATTCCACCAAAGAGCCTTTGGATGATCTGTTTCCCAATGATGAGGATGACCAAGGACAAGGAA ttcaacagcagcacagcagtgcagcagctgctgcccaacaaGGGGGCTATGAAATTCCAGCAAGGTTACGGACCCTACATAATCTTGTTATCCAGTATGCTTCCCAAGGGAGATATGAGGTTGCTGTGCCTCTCTGTAAACAAGCTCTTGAAGATCTGGAGAAGACTTCAGGTCATGACCATCCTGATGTTGCCACTATGTTGAACATACTTGCTTTGGTGTACAG AGACCAGAACAAATACAAAGATGCAGCAAATCTCCTGAATGATGCCTTGGCCATCCGTGAAAAGACTTTGGGCAAAGATCATCCAGCG GTGGCAGCAACTCTTAACAATCTTGCAGTACTCTATGGTAAACGGGGGAAGTACAAAGAAGCAGAACCTTTGTGTAAGCGAGCTCTGGAAATCagagaaaag GTCCTGGGGAAAGATCACCCTGATGTTGCCAAGCAGTTAAATAACTTGGCTTTGCTATGCCAGAACCAGGGTAAATATGAGGAGGTTGAATATTACTATCAGAGGGCACTTGAAATCTACCAAACTAAGCTGGGACCAGATGATCCAAATGTTGCAAAAACAAAGAACAATCTG GCATCCTGCTATCTAAAACAGGGCAAGTTTAAGCAAGCGGAAACTTTGTACAAAGAGATTCTTACTCGTGCTCATGAACGGGAGTTTGGCTCTGTAGATG ATGAAAATAAGCCTATCTGGATGCATGCAGAAGAGAGGGAAGAATGCAAA GGAAAGCAAAAAGATGGCACATCTTTTGGAGAGTATGGGGGCTGGTACAAAGCTTGCAAAGTTGATAG TCCAACAGTAACAACTACTTTAAAGAACCTTGGGGCACTTTACAGAAGACAGGGCAAGTTTGAAGCTGCTGAAACATTAGAAGAGGCAGCAATGAGATCTCGTAAACAG GGTCTTGACaatgttcacaaacagagagtGGCCGAGGTGCTGAATGACCCTGAGAGCACGGAGAAGCGGCGCAGCCGGGAGAGCCTCAACGTGGATGTGGTAAAGTACGAGAGCGGCCCCGACGGCGGCGAGGAA GATGGCACTGGATCCCTAAAGCGCAGTGGCTCCTTTAGCAAGCTCCGAGCCTCCCTTAGGCGCAGCAGTGAGAAGCTGGTTAGGAAGCTGAAGGGAGGAAATTCCCGGGACAGTGAACCAAAGAACCCAGG GAACGAAATAATTGTCTGA
- the KLC1 gene encoding kinesin light chain 1 isoform X9, giving the protein MYENMSTMVYLKEEKLEKLTQDEIIAKTKQVINGLEALKNEHNSILQSLLETLKCLKKDDETNLVEEKSNMIRKSLEMLELGLSEAQVMMALSNHLNAVESEKQKLRAQVRRLCQENQWLRDELANTQQKLQKSEQSVAQLEEEKKHLEFMNQLKKYDDDISPSEDKDSDSTKEPLDDLFPNDEDDQGQGIQQQHSSAAAAAQQGGYEIPARLRTLHNLVIQYASQGRYEVAVPLCKQALEDLEKTSGHDHPDVATMLNILALVYRDQNKYKDAANLLNDALAIREKTLGKDHPAVAATLNNLAVLYGKRGKYKEAEPLCKRALEIREKVLGKDHPDVAKQLNNLALLCQNQGKYEEVEYYYQRALEIYQTKLGPDDPNVAKTKNNLASCYLKQGKFKQAETLYKEILTRAHEREFGSVDDENKPIWMHAEEREECKGKQKDGTSFGEYGGWYKACKVDSPTVTTTLKNLGALYRRQGKFEAAETLEEAAMRSRKQRVAEVLNDPESTEKRRSRESLNVDVVKYESGPDGGEEA; this is encoded by the exons ATGTATGAAAACATGTCCACAATGGTGTATTTAAAGGAAGAGAAGTTGGAGAAGCTTACTCAAGATGAAATCATTGCCAAAACTAAGCAAGTGATTAATGGACTAGAGGCACTGAAGAATGAACACAATTCAATTTTACAGAGCTTACTTGAAACTTTGAAATGTTTGAAGAAAGATGATGAAACTAATCTGGTTGAGGAAAAATCAAACATGATTCGAAAGTCACTGGAAATGCTGGAGCTTGGCCTTAGTGAAGCACAG GTAATGATGGCTTTGTCAAATCACTTAAATGCAGTGGAATCAGAGAAGCAGAAGCTGCGGGCTCAGGTTCGCCGGCTGTGCCAGGAGAATCAGTGGCTGCGGGATGAACTCGCCAACACACAGCAGAAACTGCAGAAGAGTGAGCAGTCTGTGGctcagctggaggaggagaagaaacaTCTAGAATTCAtgaatcaattaaaaaaatatgatgATGATATTTCACCATCA GAGGATAAAGATTCGGATTCCACCAAAGAGCCTTTGGATGATCTGTTTCCCAATGATGAGGATGACCAAGGACAAGGAA ttcaacagcagcacagcagtgcagcagctgctgcccaacaaGGGGGCTATGAAATTCCAGCAAGGTTACGGACCCTACATAATCTTGTTATCCAGTATGCTTCCCAAGGGAGATATGAGGTTGCTGTGCCTCTCTGTAAACAAGCTCTTGAAGATCTGGAGAAGACTTCAGGTCATGACCATCCTGATGTTGCCACTATGTTGAACATACTTGCTTTGGTGTACAG AGACCAGAACAAATACAAAGATGCAGCAAATCTCCTGAATGATGCCTTGGCCATCCGTGAAAAGACTTTGGGCAAAGATCATCCAGCG GTGGCAGCAACTCTTAACAATCTTGCAGTACTCTATGGTAAACGGGGGAAGTACAAAGAAGCAGAACCTTTGTGTAAGCGAGCTCTGGAAATCagagaaaag GTCCTGGGGAAAGATCACCCTGATGTTGCCAAGCAGTTAAATAACTTGGCTTTGCTATGCCAGAACCAGGGTAAATATGAGGAGGTTGAATATTACTATCAGAGGGCACTTGAAATCTACCAAACTAAGCTGGGACCAGATGATCCAAATGTTGCAAAAACAAAGAACAATCTG GCATCCTGCTATCTAAAACAGGGCAAGTTTAAGCAAGCGGAAACTTTGTACAAAGAGATTCTTACTCGTGCTCATGAACGGGAGTTTGGCTCTGTAGATG ATGAAAATAAGCCTATCTGGATGCATGCAGAAGAGAGGGAAGAATGCAAA GGAAAGCAAAAAGATGGCACATCTTTTGGAGAGTATGGGGGCTGGTACAAAGCTTGCAAAGTTGATAG TCCAACAGTAACAACTACTTTAAAGAACCTTGGGGCACTTTACAGAAGACAGGGCAAGTTTGAAGCTGCTGAAACATTAGAAGAGGCAGCAATGAGATCTCGTAAACAG agagtGGCCGAGGTGCTGAATGACCCTGAGAGCACGGAGAAGCGGCGCAGCCGGGAGAGCCTCAACGTGGATGTGGTAAAGTACGAGAGCGGCCCCGACGGCGGCGAGGAA GCCTAG